In Jeotgalibaca arthritidis, a single genomic region encodes these proteins:
- a CDS encoding glycine zipper family protein yields MMVIFIAGGIALLIRRKYNLDWLKTFGYFLLGIYGLNLIQSFLSGINSFLYYSNALFLFAILIVFAIFQYLKNGGEGKYIEEWENANFPLLSSFQFSTILYSNCDVTKVRYYDDIPYNRAKYFSSGTEVDIDMDSVSNIFYDANPADNELSFQEYGFLVTSLGVIISRQKELPKQGRQQVFDVEKTYLPFANAYRFTTTGNCLTVYYASRTKKSVILYDNELEFLADVFDHAIHSGWSYHVDNVISSNGVTEDDIEEIEDNVEDYYRKMEELDSAVDNITKREKVDIKNKQVAHAAVAGSLGSIGAELSQNQINDRFGGGQGHGHVGEHYGDLHDKLRFKSTEKYGASHEKHGADRAVNGVNIQTKYHATANKSIDQCFENNGGKALYVNTDGSMMKIEVPRDQYDAALKNMAKKIEQGRVPNEENPNNAANYVKKGALTYEHSQIATKSIFDRRSTIAVRDNKGKVIRNSNGEIVTRDVSFGEKLVWSAGGDFLTGAAAALPYGVVAGLWVYCNSVWQGADKRAALKNSAIAAVKPTLTGGVIYMVSSQFAGSQMGRAVGDMYVKKFAKKQMTNKLKTEAVKKGTMGVITVAITVGPDLTDCLRGRMSMKQLVKNTVSTGVGMASGAAVGSAVGSVVPGIGNAIGAVVGGSLGALSAKKVLDNFIEDDAVSMIRISKEEFIDTIMMSSLSQEEFQTILEKTFLHKKFNKLLKSMYSAKDSRAYIHAYFLELVEDAFMARELPDDEEIMEVAQMHYARLAAV; encoded by the coding sequence ATGATGGTTATTTTTATAGCAGGTGGAATTGCCTTGTTAATCAGGAGAAAATATAATTTAGATTGGCTTAAGACATTCGGTTATTTTTTATTGGGAATCTATGGATTGAACCTGATCCAGAGTTTCTTATCGGGAATTAACAGTTTTTTATATTACAGTAATGCCTTATTTTTGTTTGCCATACTCATTGTTTTTGCAATTTTTCAGTATCTAAAAAACGGTGGAGAAGGAAAATATATAGAAGAGTGGGAAAATGCAAATTTCCCTCTTCTTTCCTCCTTCCAGTTCTCAACCATTTTATATTCTAATTGTGACGTAACTAAAGTTCGTTACTATGATGATATTCCTTATAATCGTGCCAAATACTTTAGTTCAGGGACCGAAGTAGATATTGATATGGATTCTGTTTCCAACATCTTCTACGATGCTAATCCAGCTGATAATGAATTATCGTTTCAAGAATATGGTTTTTTAGTTACTTCGTTGGGCGTTATTATTAGTAGGCAAAAAGAACTGCCCAAACAAGGGAGACAACAGGTTTTTGATGTCGAAAAGACGTATTTGCCTTTCGCGAACGCTTACCGGTTTACTACTACTGGAAATTGCCTTACTGTGTACTATGCGAGCCGAACTAAGAAAAGTGTTATTCTGTACGATAATGAATTAGAATTTCTTGCAGATGTTTTTGATCATGCTATCCATTCTGGTTGGAGTTATCATGTAGATAACGTTATCTCCAGTAATGGTGTTACAGAAGATGATATAGAGGAAATTGAAGATAATGTAGAAGATTATTATAGAAAGATGGAAGAATTAGACTCAGCCGTAGATAACATTACTAAGAGAGAAAAAGTTGATATAAAAAACAAACAGGTTGCTCATGCAGCTGTGGCTGGTAGCTTAGGGAGTATTGGAGCGGAATTAAGTCAGAATCAGATTAATGATCGATTTGGTGGGGGACAAGGTCACGGCCATGTGGGGGAACATTACGGAGATCTTCATGATAAGCTTCGCTTCAAATCAACGGAAAAATATGGGGCAAGCCATGAGAAACATGGTGCGGATAGAGCGGTAAATGGAGTAAATATACAGACTAAATATCACGCGACAGCAAACAAGTCGATAGACCAGTGCTTCGAAAATAATGGTGGAAAAGCCCTGTACGTAAATACGGATGGCTCAATGATGAAAATCGAAGTACCTAGGGACCAGTATGATGCTGCCCTAAAAAACATGGCAAAAAAAATAGAACAAGGCCGTGTACCAAATGAAGAAAACCCAAATAATGCAGCGAACTATGTCAAAAAAGGAGCACTTACCTATGAGCATTCACAAATCGCAACAAAATCGATTTTCGATAGAAGGAGTACGATTGCGGTTCGGGATAATAAGGGGAAAGTAATTAGAAATTCGAATGGGGAGATAGTGACTAGGGACGTTTCCTTTGGTGAAAAACTAGTGTGGTCGGCAGGTGGGGACTTTTTAACAGGGGCAGCAGCAGCCTTGCCATACGGTGTGGTTGCAGGTCTCTGGGTATACTGCAACAGCGTTTGGCAAGGAGCCGATAAAAGAGCAGCCTTGAAAAATTCTGCAATAGCAGCAGTCAAACCTACTCTGACAGGAGGGGTCATTTATATGGTCTCTTCACAGTTTGCAGGAAGCCAGATGGGTAGAGCCGTAGGGGATATGTATGTCAAAAAATTTGCTAAAAAGCAAATGACAAATAAATTGAAAACCGAAGCAGTTAAAAAGGGTACAATGGGCGTCATAACAGTAGCTATCACAGTTGGACCGGACTTGACTGATTGTTTGCGAGGACGGATGTCCATGAAGCAATTGGTTAAGAATACTGTTTCTACTGGAGTAGGAATGGCATCAGGAGCAGCAGTTGGCAGCGCAGTAGGGTCAGTTGTTCCAGGCATTGGTAACGCTATAGGAGCAGTTGTTGGCGGGTCTCTAGGAGCATTATCCGCTAAAAAAGTATTAGATAACTTTATAGAGGATGATGCAGTTTCCATGATTAGAATTTCTAAAGAAGAATTCATTGATACAATCATGATGAGTTCGCTGTCTCAAGAAGAATTTCAGACGATACTAGAAAAAACCTTCTTGCATAAAAAGTTCAATAAATTATTAAAATCAATGTATTCTGCCAAAGACTCTCGTGCCTACATTCATGCCTATTTCCTTGAACTCGTAGAAGATGCTTTTATGGCTCGAGAATTACCAGATGATGAAGAAATAATGGAAGTTGCTCAAATGCATTATGCTAGATTAGCGGCAGTCTAA
- a CDS encoding sensor domain-containing diguanylate cyclase: MERIKKFLLLLFLMVFTCLTVAPTVSFAVHGNEITAKNGVLDLRDINFEEHNYIEMSGEWGLYWNKFLNPEKVPDNPSTFVSFPHIWMGSEMNNETLPGEGHATYTLKIKVNEESLSTHKGLYVPLISNASKLWINGKLVSQIGEIGMSSKDERPTYNPQVITLDLDKPEFDLVLQVSNYSARNGGIWGEFLFGNAEELISMAEKRMLKEMFIIGGLTIVGFYHFVIYILRRKDRAALYFGILCLLIALRSLIVGEVILTDLLPNFSWEWLRKIEYWTISIAFPVFLLFLNAMFLNYIKKSILQMFLFISLLYSLFVLFTPAKVFSYTINFYQLIMTAMMLYVFFELTKAWKRNVPGVKILLISTVIFTGTALNDVLYYNEWIHTGDFTSVGLYIFILAQSIVLAIKYASTFQKVETLSIRLGELNNTLEERVQIRTSQLERSQNELKQLNQKLEILSNIDTLTNVPNRRSLNQNYEEVWEMNKDLLKPITVILIDIDCFKLFNDTYGHQKGDEVLKLVAQSLKNRLDMVGGFFARYGGEEFFALLDGKSVEEAVDIAKDMNDVIHKLKIQHKTSTVTDTVTISIGIAHSTSANLVEKEQLIRKADEALYHSKQIGGDSISLFYQNEIKHL; encoded by the coding sequence ATGGAAAGAATTAAAAAATTCCTTTTATTATTGTTTCTGATGGTGTTTACTTGTTTGACAGTTGCTCCAACTGTTAGTTTTGCAGTTCATGGTAATGAGATAACAGCAAAAAATGGGGTACTTGATTTACGTGATATAAATTTTGAAGAGCACAATTATATAGAGATGAGTGGGGAGTGGGGTTTATATTGGAACAAATTCCTCAACCCAGAAAAAGTACCAGATAATCCCTCAACTTTTGTTTCATTTCCTCATATCTGGATGGGTTCTGAAATGAACAATGAGACATTACCAGGTGAGGGACATGCCACATATACACTTAAAATAAAAGTAAATGAAGAGAGCTTATCAACTCATAAGGGCCTTTATGTACCGCTTATTTCGAATGCATCGAAACTATGGATCAATGGGAAATTAGTGAGTCAAATTGGTGAAATTGGTATGAGCTCAAAAGATGAACGTCCAACCTATAATCCACAAGTCATCACTCTTGATTTAGATAAGCCAGAATTTGATCTAGTTTTACAGGTTTCCAATTACTCTGCACGAAACGGTGGAATTTGGGGAGAGTTTTTATTCGGAAATGCAGAAGAATTAATAAGTATGGCTGAGAAACGAATGCTTAAAGAAATGTTTATTATTGGTGGTTTAACTATTGTCGGATTTTACCATTTTGTTATTTATATTCTACGTAGAAAAGATCGAGCTGCTCTCTATTTTGGGATTCTTTGTTTACTAATTGCTCTTCGCTCGCTGATAGTCGGCGAGGTAATTTTAACCGATCTACTCCCTAATTTCTCTTGGGAATGGCTCAGAAAAATCGAATATTGGACGATTTCAATCGCGTTTCCAGTATTTTTATTGTTTCTTAATGCAATGTTTCTTAACTATATAAAAAAATCCATTTTACAAATGTTCCTTTTTATAAGTTTACTTTATTCTTTATTTGTCTTATTTACACCTGCTAAAGTTTTTTCGTATACGATTAACTTTTATCAACTGATCATGACAGCGATGATGTTGTATGTGTTTTTTGAATTGACCAAAGCGTGGAAGCGAAATGTTCCAGGTGTAAAGATTTTATTGATCTCAACCGTCATTTTTACTGGTACAGCCTTAAATGATGTCCTTTATTACAATGAATGGATTCATACAGGTGATTTTACAAGTGTTGGATTATATATCTTTATCCTTGCTCAGTCCATCGTTCTTGCTATTAAATATGCATCTACCTTTCAAAAAGTTGAAACCCTGTCTATTCGTCTAGGAGAACTAAATAACACCCTTGAGGAAAGAGTGCAAATAAGAACTTCTCAACTGGAGCGATCACAAAATGAACTAAAACAACTGAATCAGAAGCTCGAAATTCTTTCAAACATTGATACTCTAACAAATGTTCCGAATAGACGGTCACTCAACCAAAATTATGAAGAGGTTTGGGAGATGAACAAGGATTTATTGAAACCAATTACGGTAATTTTGATCGATATAGATTGTTTTAAGCTTTTTAATGATACATATGGTCATCAAAAAGGTGATGAGGTACTAAAATTAGTCGCTCAATCATTGAAAAATAGATTGGATATGGTTGGAGGATTCTTTGCAAGGTATGGTGGAGAAGAATTCTTTGCTTTATTAGATGGGAAATCCGTTGAAGAAGCCGTTGATATAGCTAAAGATATGAATGATGTCATTCATAAATTAAAAATCCAACACAAAACTTCAACGGTTACAGATACAGTAACAATTAGTATCGGAATTGCCCATTCTACTTCTGCAAATCTAGTAGAAAAAGAGCAACTAATCAGAAAGGCTGACGAAGCTCTTTATCATTCAAAACAAATTGGCGGAGATTCGATATCATTGTTTTATCAGAATGAAATTAAACATCTGTAA
- a CDS encoding HRDC domain-containing protein — translation MQWLIGKKEPVFLKQNSNIESKIDSLKALRPTLNKKGQKLIDRDINFLEYGMAGEKNIEFELKNSHMPMYVLHDVYLEHKGLGAQIDYLVFTKKICFVIECKNLYGDIEINNNGDFIRTMEFNGYKKREGIYSPITQNQRHMDLIRKLLIGRKKSFLMKISADKLFDNSYNSIVVLANPKTILKTRYAKKEVKEKVIRSDQLVTYIKDTYKASKEPKRSDKEMREWAEAFLKYFHKDIEKDYTQKYKAYLRNTDDEDDLNNLELESNVIEETEIYKTLKNFRLKESRKEKIKAYYIFTNSELENIITAMPKNKEELLKINGFGERKVEKYGAAILEILKKY, via the coding sequence ATGCAGTGGTTGATAGGAAAAAAGGAACCAGTTTTTCTAAAACAGAATAGTAATATAGAAAGTAAGATTGATTCTTTGAAAGCACTAAGGCCAACACTTAATAAAAAAGGCCAAAAATTGATTGATCGTGATATTAATTTTTTAGAGTACGGTATGGCGGGGGAAAAGAATATTGAATTTGAATTAAAAAATAGTCATATGCCAATGTACGTCCTCCATGATGTATATCTTGAACATAAAGGATTGGGTGCTCAGATTGATTATCTAGTGTTTACCAAGAAAATTTGTTTTGTTATTGAGTGTAAAAATTTATATGGAGATATTGAAATCAACAATAATGGTGATTTCATAAGGACAATGGAATTTAATGGATATAAGAAAAGAGAAGGAATTTACTCTCCAATTACTCAGAACCAACGGCACATGGACTTAATTAGAAAGCTTTTAATAGGCCGCAAGAAGAGTTTTTTGATGAAAATAAGTGCAGATAAATTATTTGACAATAGCTATAATTCAATTGTTGTATTGGCTAACCCAAAAACAATTTTGAAAACAAGGTATGCAAAAAAAGAAGTTAAAGAGAAAGTTATTCGATCCGATCAGCTAGTTACATATATTAAAGATACTTACAAAGCATCTAAGGAACCAAAAAGATCTGATAAGGAAATGCGAGAGTGGGCAGAAGCTTTCCTTAAATATTTTCATAAGGATATCGAAAAAGATTACACTCAAAAATATAAAGCTTATCTGAGAAATACTGATGATGAGGATGATTTAAATAATCTGGAACTAGAAAGCAATGTTATAGAGGAAACGGAAATTTACAAGACTTTAAAAAATTTCCGGTTAAAAGAAAGTCGCAAAGAAAAAATTAAAGCGTATTATATATTTACTAACAGTGAATTAGAGAATATTATTACTGCTATGCCTAAAAACAAAGAAGAGCTACTTAAAATCAATGGATTTGGGGAAAGAAAAGTAGAGAAATACGGAGCTGCTATTTTAGAGATTTTAAAGAAATATTGA
- the rlmH gene encoding 23S rRNA (pseudouridine(1915)-N(3))-methyltransferase RlmH: protein MNIKIITVGKLKEKYLKQGIAEYTKRLGSYCKMQIIEVNDEKAPENLSDKEMEMVKDKEGERILAKVSDQSYVFALAINGKQYDSVDFAKTIEQLGISGKSDLTFIIGGSLGLSKAVLKRANQEISFGKLTFPHQLMRLVLVEQVYRAFRIMKNEPYHK, encoded by the coding sequence ATGAATATAAAGATTATAACAGTTGGAAAATTAAAGGAAAAGTATTTGAAGCAAGGCATTGCCGAATACACCAAACGTCTCGGTAGCTATTGCAAAATGCAAATCATCGAAGTTAACGACGAAAAAGCACCAGAGAACCTCAGCGATAAAGAAATGGAAATGGTCAAAGACAAAGAAGGCGAACGCATACTAGCTAAAGTAAGCGATCAAAGCTATGTCTTCGCGCTTGCCATTAACGGCAAACAATACGATTCCGTCGATTTTGCCAAAACCATCGAACAACTCGGCATTTCTGGCAAAAGTGACCTCACCTTTATTATCGGTGGTTCACTCGGATTAAGCAAGGCTGTACTCAAGAGAGCCAACCAAGAGATTTCATTTGGAAAATTAACATTCCCACATCAGTTGATGCGGTTGGTGTTGGTAGAGCAGGTGTATCGTGCGTTTCGGATTATGAAGAATGAGCCTTACCACAAATAA
- a CDS encoding TrkH family potassium uptake protein: MRDWISRWGISQKIVASFIILIMIGTFLLSLPISQHLGSQATYFDHFFHAASLVTVTGLVDTPIAHTYSFFGQVICLILMQIGGLGIMTIVASVVTAFGRKMSLSERLAVQEGLNREDATDFRSFLITILKYVFVIEAVGFFILSFRFVPDFGWAEGLFTALFLSISGFTNAGFDTLGSNSLVSYVHDPLVNLVISILIILGGIGFHVWFDFALVSRNWLKRKGKKRIRYFYRKLSLHSRLAIMVSLILTVVGTLMFLVVEYQNPHTIGNFSFGEKLLASFFQTVTMRTAGLTTVDFTQVYPFTLFWFVISMFIGGSPGSTAGGVKTTTIAMIVILVYNVFRGQKNVNIWNHTIPETTVRNAFVIFSVFFSAFLLGTGVLSLLNPDVDFIILMFEAVSAITTVGISAHLTPTLGIASKITLIILMFAGRIGPITMAESLARKDKETKNITYAAGKIIIG, encoded by the coding sequence GTGCGCGACTGGATCTCTCGCTGGGGTATTTCTCAGAAGATTGTGGCGAGTTTTATTATATTGATTATGATTGGAACCTTTCTATTATCACTGCCAATCAGTCAACATCTGGGTTCTCAAGCAACTTATTTTGATCATTTCTTCCACGCTGCTTCTTTAGTAACGGTAACGGGGCTTGTGGATACGCCTATCGCTCATACGTATTCGTTTTTTGGGCAGGTGATTTGTTTAATTTTAATGCAAATTGGTGGGTTAGGAATTATGACCATTGTAGCTAGTGTGGTCACTGCTTTTGGTCGGAAGATGTCATTGAGTGAGCGACTGGCGGTTCAGGAAGGGTTGAATCGTGAGGATGCAACGGACTTTCGTTCTTTTCTGATTACCATTTTAAAATATGTGTTTGTAATTGAAGCAGTTGGTTTTTTTATTTTATCATTCCGATTTGTACCTGATTTTGGCTGGGCTGAAGGCTTATTTACAGCCTTATTCTTATCTATTTCTGGCTTTACGAATGCAGGTTTTGATACGTTAGGAAGCAATTCTCTCGTTTCTTATGTTCATGACCCCTTAGTTAACCTTGTTATTTCGATTTTAATTATTCTAGGTGGGATTGGCTTTCACGTCTGGTTCGATTTTGCTTTGGTATCGCGTAATTGGTTAAAGCGTAAGGGGAAAAAGAGAATACGTTACTTCTACCGTAAATTATCGCTCCACAGTCGCTTGGCTATTATGGTGAGCCTTATCTTAACAGTAGTGGGAACGCTGATGTTTTTAGTTGTCGAATATCAAAATCCTCATACCATTGGTAATTTTTCCTTTGGTGAAAAGTTATTGGCTAGTTTTTTCCAAACGGTTACTATGCGGACGGCTGGTTTAACTACGGTTGATTTTACGCAAGTTTATCCTTTTACTCTATTCTGGTTTGTCATTTCTATGTTTATCGGGGGATCACCGGGTAGTACGGCTGGTGGTGTGAAAACAACGACCATCGCTATGATTGTCATTTTGGTTTACAACGTCTTCCGCGGGCAGAAAAATGTGAACATTTGGAACCATACAATTCCTGAAACGACTGTTCGAAATGCCTTTGTTATCTTTTCAGTTTTCTTTTCGGCCTTCCTTTTAGGAACGGGCGTATTGTCACTATTGAACCCAGATGTGGACTTTATTATTTTGATGTTTGAAGCTGTATCGGCGATTACAACGGTTGGGATTAGCGCCCATCTGACGCCGACATTAGGGATTGCTAGTAAAATAACCCTGATTATCTTAATGTTTGCTGGACGGATTGGACCGATTACCATGGCTGAGAGTTTAGCGCGTAAAGATAAAGAAACAAAAAATATTACCTATGCTGCTGGGAAAATAATTATCGGATAG
- a CDS encoding potassium channel family protein — MKRTIGILGLGIFGRSIARTLAEFDYDVIAVDKSEDNVNDLETLITKGVIGDITDRDLLETIGIGDCDAVVISTGTVLEASVLAVMHCKKLGVPKIIAKAKNNMYRDVLQEIGANEVILPERESGVRLAKKLMRNKIEDIVELDDHTSIVEFSPPKSWVGKTIQELDLRKRYDINLIGMRESKNAPLNVSVLANTLVREDLIFLGISESDIFERHDYLKEPYE, encoded by the coding sequence ATGAAACGAACGATTGGAATTTTAGGGTTGGGGATTTTCGGGAGAAGTATTGCCCGCACCCTTGCAGAATTTGATTATGATGTCATTGCCGTGGATAAAAGTGAGGACAACGTCAACGATTTGGAGACTCTCATTACAAAAGGCGTGATTGGTGACATTACTGACCGTGATTTATTGGAAACCATCGGCATTGGAGACTGCGATGCAGTTGTGATTTCTACCGGTACTGTATTAGAAGCGAGTGTACTTGCAGTGATGCATTGTAAAAAACTAGGTGTACCAAAAATCATTGCTAAAGCAAAAAATAATATGTATCGCGATGTTCTTCAAGAAATTGGCGCAAACGAAGTGATTTTGCCTGAACGTGAATCAGGAGTCCGTCTCGCAAAAAAATTGATGCGAAACAAAATTGAAGATATTGTGGAACTAGACGACCACACTTCCATTGTAGAATTTTCACCTCCTAAAAGCTGGGTTGGGAAGACGATTCAAGAACTGGATTTACGCAAAAGATATGACATCAACTTGATCGGCATGCGTGAATCAAAAAATGCGCCGTTAAACGTTAGTGTATTAGCAAATACACTTGTTCGAGAAGATTTAATATTTTTAGGAATTTCTGAGTCTGATATATTTGAGCGTCATGACTATTTGAAAGAACCTTATGAATAG
- the scrK gene encoding fructokinase ScrK has translation MMYGSIEAGGTKFVCAVADESLEIIDRVSFPTTTPEETMELVIQFFKGYQDKLEGIGIGSFGPIDIHRNSPTYGFITSTPKLLWQNFDFVGTMKKHFSLPIAWTTDVNAAAYGEYVFGKGKGLSSVVYYTIGTGVGGGAIQEGRFVEGFSHPEMGHMMVVPHKNDSFTGNCPFHGNCLEGMTAGPAIEKRTGKKGQDISPDDELWDMLAYYIAQCAYNTTLMLSPDVIIFGGGVMKQRHMLKKVHQAFEDLMQSYVKTPDLTNYIVTPELEDNAGTIGCLALAKEAKIHL, from the coding sequence ATTATGTACGGATCAATAGAGGCAGGTGGCACAAAATTTGTTTGCGCAGTTGCTGATGAAAGTTTAGAAATTATCGACCGAGTGAGCTTTCCTACAACAACACCAGAGGAAACGATGGAGTTGGTTATTCAATTTTTTAAAGGCTATCAAGATAAGCTGGAAGGGATTGGGATTGGGTCTTTCGGCCCCATTGATATTCATCGAAATTCTCCAACATATGGGTTTATTACATCTACTCCTAAATTACTGTGGCAAAATTTTGATTTCGTTGGCACAATGAAAAAACATTTTTCTCTGCCAATCGCTTGGACAACCGATGTTAATGCTGCAGCTTACGGAGAATACGTATTTGGTAAGGGAAAAGGGTTGTCGAGTGTCGTTTATTATACGATTGGAACCGGAGTGGGCGGAGGAGCTATACAAGAAGGTCGTTTCGTTGAAGGATTTAGCCACCCGGAAATGGGACATATGATGGTAGTACCTCACAAAAATGATTCTTTTACAGGAAATTGTCCATTCCATGGTAATTGTTTGGAAGGAATGACTGCGGGCCCCGCAATTGAGAAAAGAACCGGTAAAAAAGGGCAAGATATCTCTCCAGATGATGAACTATGGGACATGCTGGCTTATTATATAGCGCAATGTGCTTATAACACAACACTCATGCTCTCCCCGGATGTCATAATTTTTGGCGGTGGCGTAATGAAACAGCGCCACATGCTTAAAAAAGTTCATCAAGCATTCGAAGATTTAATGCAAAGTTATGTAAAAACGCCTGATTTAACAAACTACATTGTTACACCGGAATTAGAAGACAATGCCGGGACAATCGGTTGCTTGGCACTTGCAAAAGAAGCAAAAATTCATTTATAA
- a CDS encoding helix-turn-helix domain-containing protein, whose product MKQEEKIVRAGNKLHPFIRRFHYMDYQNLPYIQGLGVGTGHADYIWDGMRRKDQLVVMQYTLSGKGIFESGGKEYVQKAGSFFLADIPGRFTYFGEDWKFIYIEFSPITKQWLALPNQACPSSSESFSKKLIELILLLENEEVSLYENAKLSFDLFLQIKEEVAQQKEKMDPEVQVLRSFIEENYQQDISLDLMENHFHMSKFQIIRSFEEAFQYTPMAYLRKIRILKSLERLWDYKTIDHVAHAVGFSNGNYFAKVFKSEMGMTPTEYKESKKI is encoded by the coding sequence ATGAAACAAGAAGAAAAAATTGTAAGAGCGGGTAATAAATTGCATCCATTCATTCGCCGCTTTCATTATATGGATTATCAGAATCTACCTTATATCCAAGGTCTGGGTGTAGGGACAGGACATGCGGATTATATATGGGACGGCATGAGAAGAAAAGATCAATTAGTAGTTATGCAGTATACCTTAAGCGGGAAGGGGATTTTTGAAAGTGGCGGAAAAGAATACGTTCAAAAAGCTGGAAGTTTTTTCTTGGCAGATATTCCCGGAAGATTTACTTATTTTGGAGAAGATTGGAAATTTATTTATATAGAGTTTTCGCCGATCACAAAGCAATGGCTGGCACTACCTAACCAAGCCTGCCCTTCAAGCAGTGAAAGTTTTTCAAAGAAATTAATTGAACTGATTCTCCTTTTAGAAAATGAAGAAGTGTCTTTATATGAGAATGCGAAACTCTCTTTTGATTTATTTTTACAAATAAAAGAAGAAGTTGCCCAACAAAAAGAGAAAATGGATCCTGAAGTTCAAGTGCTTCGGTCATTTATTGAAGAAAACTACCAGCAAGACATCAGTTTAGATTTAATGGAAAACCACTTCCACATGTCTAAGTTTCAGATTATCCGATCTTTTGAAGAAGCTTTTCAATACACACCGATGGCTTACTTGAGAAAAATAAGAATTCTAAAATCATTAGAGCGATTATGGGATTATAAAACGATTGATCATGTCGCTCATGCGGTTGGGTTTTCCAACGGTAATTATTTCGCAAAAGTTTTTAAATCAGAGATGGGAATGACCCCCACAGAGTATAAAGAAAGTAAAAAAATATAA